Proteins encoded together in one Sinorhizobium meliloti window:
- the recN gene encoding DNA repair protein RecN gives MLAQLAIRDIVLIERLDLSFDAGLSVLTGETGAGKSILLDSLSLALGGRGDGSLVRHGEDRGQVTAVFDVPAGHAARLFLRENGIDDDGDLIFRRVQSADGRTKAFINDQPVSVQLMRQVGQTLVEIHGQHDDRALVDTDAHRTLLDAFGGTTEAAEDVATFYRGWKDAERCLKKHREKVEAAAREADYLRSSVEELETLSPRDGEEEELAESRARMMKVERIAGDISEASEFLNGNASPVPLIASLVRRLERKSHEAPGLLEETVELLDGALNQLADAQMAVERALRNTEFDPKELERVEERLFALRAASRKYSVPVTELPALAARMIADLADLDAGEEKLKQLEIQVDEARAAFDVAARSLSEKRHNTAAALASAVMEELPALKLERARFMVEVTSDPGSPTADGIDAVEFHVQTNPGTRPGPIMKVASGGELSRFLLALKVALADRGSAPTLVFDEIDTGVGGAVADAIGQRLKRLSKTVQVLSVTHAPQVAARAATHLLISKGLSAEKTEMIATRVARMDEAARTEEIARMLAGASITEEARAAAARLLAGNG, from the coding sequence ATGCTCGCCCAGCTCGCGATCCGCGATATCGTCCTGATCGAACGGCTTGACCTCAGCTTCGATGCCGGGCTTTCGGTGCTGACCGGCGAAACCGGCGCGGGCAAATCCATCCTTCTCGACAGTCTGTCGCTCGCGCTGGGCGGCCGCGGCGACGGTTCGCTCGTGCGTCACGGCGAGGACAGGGGCCAGGTTACCGCTGTCTTCGACGTTCCCGCCGGCCATGCGGCGCGGCTCTTCCTGCGCGAGAACGGCATCGACGACGACGGCGATCTGATCTTCCGCCGTGTGCAATCGGCCGACGGCCGCACCAAGGCGTTCATCAACGACCAGCCGGTGAGCGTCCAGCTGATGCGGCAGGTCGGCCAGACGCTCGTTGAAATTCACGGCCAGCACGACGATCGGGCGCTTGTCGACACCGACGCGCACCGCACGCTGCTCGACGCTTTCGGCGGCACGACCGAAGCTGCGGAAGACGTCGCGACCTTCTATCGCGGCTGGAAGGATGCCGAGCGCTGTCTGAAGAAACACCGCGAGAAGGTGGAGGCAGCAGCCCGCGAGGCGGACTATCTGCGTTCCTCCGTCGAGGAACTCGAGACGCTTTCGCCACGCGACGGCGAAGAGGAGGAACTCGCCGAGAGCCGGGCCCGCATGATGAAGGTCGAGCGGATTGCCGGGGATATCAGCGAGGCATCCGAGTTTCTGAACGGCAACGCCTCGCCGGTACCGCTCATCGCGTCGCTCGTCCGGCGGCTCGAACGCAAGAGCCATGAGGCACCAGGCCTGCTCGAAGAGACGGTCGAGCTTCTGGACGGGGCGCTGAACCAGCTTGCGGATGCCCAGATGGCGGTCGAGCGCGCGCTCCGCAACACGGAATTCGATCCGAAGGAACTCGAGCGCGTCGAGGAGCGGCTTTTTGCTCTGCGGGCCGCGAGCCGCAAATATTCGGTTCCCGTCACCGAACTGCCGGCACTTGCCGCGCGGATGATCGCAGATCTTGCCGATCTCGACGCCGGCGAGGAGAAGCTGAAGCAGCTGGAAATACAGGTCGACGAAGCCAGGGCGGCCTTCGACGTTGCGGCCCGCTCGCTTTCCGAGAAGCGCCACAATACGGCTGCTGCGCTTGCGTCCGCCGTCATGGAAGAACTGCCTGCGCTGAAGCTCGAACGCGCCCGCTTCATGGTGGAGGTGACGAGCGATCCGGGATCGCCGACGGCCGACGGGATCGATGCGGTCGAATTCCACGTCCAGACCAATCCCGGCACCAGGCCGGGGCCGATCATGAAGGTCGCTTCGGGTGGCGAGCTCTCGCGCTTCCTGCTCGCGCTGAAAGTGGCGCTTGCCGACCGCGGTTCGGCGCCGACGCTCGTCTTCGACGAGATCGATACCGGCGTCGGCGGCGCCGTGGCGGATGCGATCGGCCAGCGCCTGAAGCGACTTTCGAAAACCGTGCAGGTGCTTTCCGTCACCCATGCGCCGCAGGTTGCCGCGCGTGCGGCGACGCATCTCCTGATTTCGAAGGGGCTCTCCGCGGAAAAGACCGAGATGATCGCCACCCGCGTCGCCCGCATGGACGAAGCGGCACGCACGGAAGAGATCGCCCGCATGCTCGCCGGCGCCTCGATTACCGAGGAGGCGAGGGCGGCGGCTGCGCGATTGCTCGCCGGCAACGGTTGA
- the panC gene encoding pantoate--beta-alanine ligase: MRTISTIAELREALAEHRRAGRSVGLVPTMGYLHVGHMELVRRARGENDVVVASIFVNPLQFGANEDLGKYPRDLARDRALLTDGGVDFLFAPGVSDMYPRPMETVVDVPKLGSELEGAVRPGHFAGVATVVTKLFNIVQPDRAYFGEKDFQQLQIIRRMVEDLAQPVTVIGVPTVREEDGLACSSRNVYLTAQERRAAAIVPKALDEAERLIASGVTEPAEIEKGVLEFLAGEPLARPEVVALRDPETLEPIGEIGEKPVLLLLFVRFGTTKLLDNRVIAPKSARFAKVA; this comes from the coding sequence ATGAGAACCATCAGCACCATCGCCGAACTGCGAGAGGCCCTTGCCGAGCATCGGCGCGCGGGCAGGTCCGTCGGACTGGTCCCCACCATGGGCTATCTTCATGTCGGCCATATGGAACTCGTGCGCCGCGCCCGCGGCGAGAACGACGTGGTCGTTGCCAGCATATTCGTCAATCCGCTGCAGTTCGGCGCGAACGAGGATCTTGGCAAATACCCGCGCGACCTCGCCCGTGATCGCGCGCTGCTGACCGATGGCGGCGTCGATTTCCTTTTTGCCCCCGGCGTTTCCGACATGTATCCGCGGCCGATGGAAACGGTGGTCGACGTGCCGAAGCTCGGCTCCGAGCTCGAAGGCGCGGTGAGGCCCGGCCATTTCGCAGGCGTTGCGACCGTCGTCACCAAGCTCTTCAACATCGTCCAGCCGGACCGCGCCTATTTCGGCGAAAAGGATTTCCAGCAGCTCCAGATCATCCGGCGCATGGTCGAGGATCTGGCGCAGCCGGTTACGGTCATCGGCGTACCGACGGTGCGCGAGGAGGACGGGCTCGCCTGTTCGTCGCGCAACGTCTATCTGACGGCACAAGAGCGGCGTGCAGCCGCGATCGTGCCGAAGGCGCTGGACGAGGCCGAGCGGCTGATCGCAAGCGGCGTCACCGAACCGGCCGAAATCGAGAAGGGTGTCTTGGAGTTTCTCGCCGGCGAACCCCTGGCGCGGCCCGAAGTGGTGGCGCTGCGCGACCCGGAAACGCTTGAGCCTATCGGCGAGATCGGAGAAAAGCCGGTCCTGCTCCTGCTCTTCGTCCGCTTCGGCACCACGAAGCTGCTCGACAACCGCGTCATAGCCCCGAAATCCGCCCGTTTTGCAAAGGTAGCCTGA
- the ligA gene encoding NAD-dependent DNA ligase LigA, translating into MLNQRKPVEQLNEAEAAEELAFLAAELSRHDVLYHGKDAPEISDADYDGLKRRNDLIEERFPALVREDSPSRKVGAAPSLTFAPVAHARPMLSLDNTFSDEDARAFVAGVYRFLGQLPDGSIAFTAEPKIDGLSMSLRYENRRLVTAATRGDGTTGENVTANVRTIGMIPQTLPADAPDVVEIRGEIYMAKSDFAALNAEMAAQGRPLYVNPRNTASGSLRQLDAKVTANRKLRFFAYAWGEISAMPADTQLGMVETFKAWGFPVNPLMQRFFSADALLEHYHHIERERPDLDYDIDGVVYKVDRLDLQARLGFRSRSPRWATAHKFPAEQAFTRLKGIDIQVGRTGALTPVARLEPITVGGVVVTNATLHNEDYIRGVGNTGEPIRDGRDVRIGDMVIVQRAGDVIPQIVDVVMDERPEGAEPYRFPTTCPICGSHAVRDINEKTGKVDAVRRCTGGFVCRAQAVEHLKHFVSRNAFDIEGLGSKQIEFFFESEDENLRIRTAPEIFTLERRQEQSLNKLENIDGFGKVSVRKLYEAINARRSIALHRLIYALGIRHVGETTAKLLARSYGSYEHFGAAMTEAAGFSGDAWNELNSIDGIGEVVARAIVEFYKEPRNLKVVSELLREVTPESAALPVATDSPVAGKTVVFTGSLEKMTREEAKAKAESLGAKVAGSVSKKTDIVVAGPGAGSKLDKARELGVQTMDEDEWLALIGG; encoded by the coding sequence ATGCTGAATCAAAGAAAACCCGTCGAACAATTGAACGAAGCGGAAGCTGCCGAGGAACTCGCCTTCCTGGCGGCGGAGCTTTCCCGCCACGACGTACTCTATCACGGCAAGGATGCTCCGGAGATTTCGGATGCGGACTACGACGGGCTGAAGCGGCGGAACGATCTCATCGAAGAGCGCTTTCCGGCACTCGTCCGCGAGGACAGCCCCTCGCGGAAGGTCGGTGCCGCGCCCTCGCTCACCTTCGCGCCCGTCGCCCATGCGCGGCCGATGCTGTCGCTCGACAATACCTTCTCGGACGAGGACGCCCGCGCATTCGTCGCCGGCGTCTACCGCTTCCTCGGCCAGCTCCCGGACGGCTCGATCGCCTTCACGGCCGAGCCGAAGATCGACGGGCTATCCATGTCGCTGCGCTACGAAAACCGGCGGCTCGTCACGGCTGCGACCCGCGGCGACGGCACGACCGGGGAAAACGTCACGGCCAATGTTCGTACCATCGGCATGATCCCGCAGACGCTTCCGGCCGACGCGCCTGACGTCGTCGAGATCCGCGGCGAGATCTACATGGCGAAATCGGACTTCGCCGCGCTCAATGCCGAAATGGCGGCACAGGGCAGGCCGCTCTACGTCAACCCGCGCAATACGGCGTCGGGTTCGCTCCGTCAGCTGGACGCGAAGGTGACGGCGAACCGCAAGCTGCGCTTCTTCGCCTATGCCTGGGGCGAGATTTCGGCCATGCCTGCGGATACGCAGCTCGGCATGGTGGAGACCTTCAAGGCCTGGGGATTCCCGGTCAACCCGCTGATGCAGCGCTTCTTCTCCGCCGACGCGCTCCTGGAGCACTATCACCATATCGAGCGGGAGCGTCCGGACCTCGACTACGACATCGACGGCGTCGTCTACAAGGTCGACCGGCTCGATCTGCAGGCCAGGCTCGGCTTCCGCTCGCGCAGTCCGCGCTGGGCAACGGCGCACAAGTTTCCGGCCGAACAGGCGTTCACGCGTCTGAAGGGCATCGACATTCAGGTCGGCCGTACCGGCGCCCTGACGCCCGTCGCGCGGCTGGAGCCGATCACGGTCGGAGGCGTCGTCGTCACTAACGCGACGCTGCACAACGAGGATTATATCCGGGGCGTCGGCAACACCGGCGAACCGATCCGCGATGGGCGCGACGTCCGTATCGGCGACATGGTGATCGTGCAGCGGGCAGGGGACGTGATCCCTCAGATCGTCGACGTGGTGATGGACGAGCGGCCGGAAGGCGCCGAGCCCTACAGGTTTCCCACGACGTGCCCCATCTGCGGCAGCCATGCGGTGCGCGACATCAACGAAAAGACCGGCAAGGTGGATGCCGTGCGCCGCTGCACGGGCGGCTTCGTCTGCCGTGCGCAGGCGGTCGAGCATCTGAAGCATTTCGTCTCGCGCAATGCCTTCGACATCGAAGGCCTCGGCTCCAAGCAGATCGAGTTCTTCTTCGAAAGCGAGGACGAGAATCTGCGGATCCGCACCGCCCCCGAGATATTCACGCTCGAACGCCGCCAGGAGCAATCGCTCAATAAGCTCGAGAACATCGACGGATTCGGCAAGGTAAGCGTCCGCAAGCTGTACGAAGCGATCAATGCCCGCCGCTCGATAGCGCTTCATCGCCTGATCTATGCGCTTGGCATCCGCCATGTGGGCGAGACGACCGCCAAGCTGCTTGCGCGCTCCTATGGCAGCTACGAGCATTTCGGGGCGGCCATGACCGAGGCGGCAGGCTTTTCGGGAGATGCCTGGAACGAGCTGAACAGCATCGACGGCATTGGCGAGGTGGTCGCTCGCGCGATTGTCGAGTTCTACAAGGAGCCGCGCAACCTGAAGGTCGTTTCCGAGCTGCTGCGGGAAGTTACCCCCGAAAGCGCGGCATTGCCCGTGGCGACCGACAGCCCCGTCGCCGGCAAGACGGTCGTCTTCACGGGATCGCTCGAGAAGATGACGCGCGAGGAGGCGAAGGCAAAGGCGGAGAGTCTCGGCGCCAAGGTGGCGGGATCGGTATCCAAGAAGACCGACATCGTCGTCGCCGGTCCCGGCGCCGGCTCGAAACTCGACAAGGCCCGCGAACTCGGCGTCCAGACGATGGACGAGGACGAGTGGCTAGCGTTGATCGGCGGGTAG
- a CDS encoding VOC family protein produces the protein MRMIFVNLPVKDLKASRSFFSALGFTFNEQFSDETAACMVIDDNIFAMLLTEPKFRSFIVGEISDTAKGTEVITALSAASRAECDDMFDKAIAAGGKPWKPAIDYGFMYGISFQDLDGHVWEFMWMDMSAEQQA, from the coding sequence ATGCGCATGATTTTCGTCAACCTGCCGGTCAAGGATCTGAAAGCCTCGCGGTCCTTCTTCTCCGCTTTGGGCTTTACATTCAACGAGCAGTTTTCCGACGAGACCGCCGCCTGCATGGTCATCGACGACAATATCTTCGCCATGCTTCTGACCGAGCCGAAGTTCCGTAGCTTCATCGTCGGCGAGATCAGCGACACGGCGAAGGGCACCGAGGTCATCACCGCGCTCTCCGCCGCGAGCCGTGCCGAATGCGACGACATGTTCGACAAGGCTATTGCCGCGGGCGGCAAGCCATGGAAGCCGGCGATCGACTACGGCTTCATGTACGGCATCAGCTTCCAGGACCTGGACGGCCACGTCTGGGAGTTCATGTGGATGGACATGTCGGCTGAGCAGCAGGCGTGA